In one window of Orcinus orca chromosome 17, mOrcOrc1.1, whole genome shotgun sequence DNA:
- the RRS1 gene encoding ribosome biogenesis regulatory protein homolog produces the protein MEGQSVEELLAKAERDEAEKLQRITVHKELELEFDLGNLLASDRNPPTGLRHAGPTQEAELRALARDNTQLLINQLWQLPTDRVEEALVARLPEPTTRLPREKPVPRPRPLTRWQQFARLKGIRPKKKTNLVWDEGSGQWRRRWGYQRARDDTKEWLIEVPGNADPMEDQFAKRIQAKKERVAKNELNRLRNLARAHKLRLPSAAGMHPTGHQSKEELGRAVQVARVSTASVGRFQERLPKEKAPRGSGKKRKFQPLFGDFAAEKNSQLEMLRIMNSKKPQLDVTRATNKQMREEDQEEAAKRRKMSQKGKRKGGRQGPGGKRKGGPPSQGGKRKGGLGGKMNSGRPGLSGKRKGGQHQGGKRRK, from the coding sequence ATGGAGGGTCAGAGCGTGGAGGAGCTGCTGGCAAAGGCGGAGCGGGACGAGGCAGAGAAGCTGCAGCGCATCACGGTGCACAAGGAACTGGAGCTGGAGTTCGACCTGGGTAACCTGCTGGCCTCGGACCGGAACCCTCCGACCGggctgcggcacgcgggacccaCGCAGGAGGCCGAGCTGCGGGCCCTGGCGCGGGACAACACGCAGCTGCTCATCAACCAGCTGTGGCAGCTGCCCACCGATCGTGTGGAGGAGGCGCTGGTGGCGCGGCTGCCGGAGCCCACCACTCGTCTGCCGCGCGAGAAGCCTGTGCCCCGGCCGCGGCCGCTTACACGCTGGCAGCAGTTTGCGCGCCTCAAGGGCATCCGTCCCAAGAAGAAGACCAATCTGGTGTGGGACGAGGGGAGCGGCCAGTGGCGCCGCCGCTGGGGCTACCAGCGGGCCCGCGACGACACCAAGGAATGGTTGATCGAGGTGCCCGGGAATGCCGACCCCATGGAGGACCAGTTCGCCAAGCGGATTCAGGCTAAGAAGGAACGGGTGGCCAAGAACGAGCTGAACCGGCTGCGTAACCTGGCCCGCGCGCACAAGTTGCGGCTGCCTAGCGCGGCCGGCATGCACCCTACCGGACACCAGAGTAAGGAGGAGCTTGGCCGCGCCGTGCAGGTGGCCAGGGTCTCCACCGCCTCTGTGGGGCGCTTCCAGGAGCGCCTGCCCAAGGAGAAGGCGCCCCGGGGCTCtggaaagaagaggaagtttCAGCCTCTTTTCGGGGACTTTGCAGCCGAGAAAAACAGCCAGTTGGAGATGCTGCGAATAATGAACAGCAAGAAGCCTCAGTTGGACGTTACGAGGGCCACCAATAAGCAGATGAGGGAGGAGGACCAGGAAGAGGCGGctaagaggaggaaaatgagtcAGAAGGGCAAGAGAAAGGGGGGCCGACAGGGTCCCGGGGGTAAGAGGAAAGGGGGCCCGCCCAGccaaggagggaagaggaaagggggcTTGGGAGGCAAGATGAATTCCGGGCGGCCTGGCTTGAGTGGCAAGAGAAAAGGAGGGCAACAccaaggaggaaagaggaggaagtaa